ACACCCAATTGAGCAATACTTTTCTAATAAAGGCAAGCAGTTTTTTGCTTTCAGAATAATGCTTTATTGTCTCAGGActcatatatctgaaaaaaaagaagcaatcatTAAACGTGCTTTAAAATTTGAGGGATAGATTTAATACAGTATTGTCAAAAAGCAGGAAGATGGTTTTGTTCATTCTTAACTGGGAATAGGATACTTTCATGAGCATAGGTGCAAGTCACAAAGTTGTAGATACAAGTAGATATGTAATTATCAATTTAGATTCTGGGGCTCACTCATTAAAGAGATAGTATAAAAAATTGGAGATACATGATTTAAAATAGAGAGGTCAAGGTTCAGGGAGGAAAAGAATAACATGATTCAACTATTTGGAATTCAAAAACATCCAGCTTTTCATGTTGGACTCCCCATTATCTGATGAGGCAATGAACAAATTACCTCATTAAAGTGTTTGCTCTACAAAATAGACCTGACAGTATCCATGCCCTTTGGGGataattaaataagaaagtaaatagGAAGCATCCAGGCCATCTCACATATCCTCTTATCTCTTTGATTTTACCTTTTGGGCAGGTAGTTGAGGAATTTATGGGGGAAAATACAAGTGGTAAGTAAAGAATTAGTGGTTACTTGGAGAAGTCAGTGGTTCTAAAACCCCAAAAGAGTTTGATAGCACACATCCTATTGTCTCTAGGTTTCTGCTGGCATTTCTATCAAGGTAGCTCATATTTATGTGCTATAATTTGGTCTTGCTTAGCTAAATACCTTGATTTTCATTATCTTCATCAGCAGGGGGATAGGGTGTTATCCTTGGGTCTGAGGCCCTACTTTTACAGTATGGCTTAATGGGGGGGCAAAAGTAGACCTTGTCCTTCCTATTGACTATACTGTTTTTACTCTGAAATTTGAGCAATTTCTCTGCTATGAACAGATGTAATTGAAAAGAAGGAAGTCATTCAATTCTGATTCAATAGAATAATATAGTAATTACATAGGACTTGATTTGTTTCGaatgttaaaaatatctaatGAACATATTATGCTTGCTAAAAGCTGGGGAGAAACCATAAACAAATACAGATCTGCTCCCAAGAGTCCAGCAGCCTAGAGTAGTAAAACATGCAAATAACAATTGCAATAAACTGTAGTGAAGGAGATACGGAGATAATAAGCAACAGAGCACTCTGGATCCATTAAGTGGGGGGCATTTAATGTAGTGTTGGGGAATCAGGAAACCTTCCTGAAGGAATTAATGTCCTAACTAAGATCTGGTCATTTCAGTAGTTGATATGAATCCTAAGGTTCTGTGATATCAGTAATCTAGGCtcctgaatttctattttttatcatCACATTCACTTTTAGACCTGACTTGGGAAGACATTTGTGATCTCTTTAACTGGATAGTGAGGCTGCTTAAACTTTGAATGCGAGCTCTGTAATGTATTCGTCAAGTGACTTTGGGTCAACTGTTTTCATCTCTTTGGGCTTCACATTTCTCAACAGCAAGATGAAGATAATACACTTAACTCACAAGACTTTTATAGCGTTAGATTGGTAATACAACATGTTTAGAACTGTGCTTGGCACtgcacttaataaatataagcTTTCTATGCAAAGAATCCTTTCTCAGGCAATTACACAGGCAGTTAGCAGAGGTCCAATCCcccaactctttctttctttagactTGTTTTCTTGCCACAGGACACGCCAACGCATGTGGCTACTGATAGGAATGGCCAGCAAATGGCAAAGTCAACTCCAAAGCAGCCCAGCAAAGAGCAAGTACTGAATATAACTGTCATTAACAGGAAGTTCTCTGGGGATTGGAACACCATTCCACTTATCCTATTAGGATAAGTGATACTTATCCCACAGTGCCCGCCATATACTTTTGCACATATTAGTGTGtcatatttatctcatttatgtaggactaaaaaataatgtattctaaAATTTGCCTTATCAGGAATCCTTTCAACACTTGaactcccttctccccactgtTGACCTCCTTGCTCTAGGTCTTCATAGACATAATTGCTTCTGCCTTCTTGgaagatttaaagaagaaaaataaaagaaatgggcTGAATTGCTCTacactgcttttttaaaatattagcttcTCCTGAACAACACAGTGATAATGTTTTTCAGCatgttatttacttatccatttaaAAACTTCCGCTGTACACTGTGCATCTGTCTTCTTTAAAGTGTGCATCATGTTGTTTTTAAGTGATCGCATTTGCTCAGCCCTTTTCCCAGTCTTTTTCCCATAAGCATTTGAATGGCCTAGAGCAAAGAGGCAAATAGAGGCTCTTGTCTTTACCCTCattaatcaagaaaacaaaatttaagtaaGGTGTAGTCTATCTTCCTACCTTGACAGGTATGTCATAATGATTTGTATGGCTAGGCTTGAAATGGAATTTCTTATACTCTTTGAAATTTATACTTGAACTGCAGTGAGACTGTGCTCCAGCGTCTGActgcttttcttcccccttcaGACTTTATCCCTCCTCTCTGCCACAAGCCAGTACTTGTGAGTAGACACCATGCTGGCATTTCTCCTAGCTTTCAGGGTATGCACACCAAAGGCCCAGTTTGCTTGTGAAATAGTGGCCCAGGGAAAATGTCCAAGAACGCCTTGCAAAGGAGCTTTGGGACCATTTCAGCAGGGAATTTTGGTGTCTTTAGTTCAGAAGCGTAGTCTAGAACAAGAATGTATGTTACGTTGGGGCTTTGGGTAGACATCATTGTACCTGCATGGCAGTTTAACTCTTTCTCTAGCTTACTCTTATATCCTTCGTCCTTCCAAGGGGATCTGGGGCTACTGTTTAATATGTGGACTTCAAGGAACTCACTTGTGTACTGCAGAGGCTTACAGCAAAAAAAGCTATTACAAAAATATGCTGGGTACTAAGAGAGACTATGCATTGGGAAGATGCACCTGGAGGAATTAAGGGAGTCTTTGACCTTAGTGAGGCATTCAAGTAGTctaaaaggaaaagtattttaCCACAGGTCAGCTTTGGgggcaaaaggaaaaaggaaagagcatCTCAATTGGAAGAAGCAGCATGTTCAAATGCACAGAAGTCTGAATAAGCAGAACAAGCTAAGAAACTGAAAGTAAGTGATTTGGCCTGATTTGGGGGTGCAGGGCAGGCAGTGACTCACACACATAATACTGGATGATACCAAGTTACCAGAAAGAGCAAGATAACTCACTTGCATAATTCCCTAAAGGCAGGGGCTTAGGATGAAAGCATTCTCTTGCCATATActtacttttccttcttctctccaaAACTTCCTGCTGCACCCACCAGCACCTGGGCTGCACTCTGGGATAGAGTCTCGTTCCTGTATTGTCTCTGGTAGCTTGCCTAAAAGAAATGTGCAGTCAAATTATTATATAGGATGGATAACAAAAACAACTTAGTATTCCCTTTATGGAAAAGCAGTCTGTGAGAGAGAAGTCGAAGTCCTTAAATAATCTAgtacctttataaaaaaaaaagtttttatggaATCCAGACCTTGAGATCAGTGCAGAAGGTCTGTCTCAGCTTTGGGTAAAATCAAACTGGCTCTGTAGGCAACTAGGTTCCTTAATAAGGCCTTCAAAAATAAGTGGAGTTCTATGGCCAAAAAAATGTGGGAAGTTCCTGATCCAAGTATATCCCTATTTTAACACTTTATAGTGCATACTAGAAAATTCAAGGCTCTGAAAAATCCTGTAGTAGAGAATCCTGGTTTATAtctttcacttcatttttctaaatatttcgaCAATGCTACTCTATTTTCTCCAGTCTGGTATAAGCATTAAATGAGTTGTCACTGTTGTACAGAAAACAGTCATTTGTTCATTTGGTCCATATCCTGAGAGCTCACTTTGCTTCAGGCACTATGTCTGGTACTGGAGAAACCACTATCTGACACTGCCCTGCCTCAGTGTGCTGCACACTGTTAAAAATCACTGTACAGACCAACTTCCTAAATTGAAATGTATGATGTAACAAAAGACTTTTGCTTCCATAGAACACATCCTGTCTGCAGGATCATTTATGGATATTAAAACGCAGTTTTGCTCTTGAGGGATACCAGAAAaggataaatttaattttaagaatgagGGAACAAAAGATTATTTGccataatacagtgattcaacagaGTAACATTCTTCTTCTTAAACTTCATtgcaatatttatgaaataacatGAGattaacatattttccttttttaataataaatttattttttattggtgttcaatttgccaacatacagaataacacccagtgctcatcccatcaagtgcccccctcagtgcccaccacccagtcacccccatcccccgccctcctccccttccactacccctagtccgtttcccagagttaggagtctatttttttcaatatccTCTAAGGTAAACACCATAGTTTgtagaaaaataaggaagctgCAAGTAAATATGGAACTCATGAAAGCTTAGCAACAGAAATGACAAAACAGGTCctagaaaaatgttaattccaAAATGATCATTCACACCCAAATATAAGAAGAATTTAGAGAATGGTTGATTCCTTCAAATAActgccatttattgagctctttgCCATACTATAAAATTAGCTGATTTATGTGTATATTACACAGAATTATTTAATTCTTGCAGAGAATCTATGGGGAAGATATTCTAATCTCTATTTCataatgagaaagctgaggctcaaAGAATTAAGTATTTTTCCCAAGATCACATTACTCAGTTCTCTCTGAATTTAAAGACTGTCTCCCCTTCCCTCGGCCAGGCCCCCAAGATGGTTGGGGGATATTGTGTCTCCTATACCACCATCTCATCATGTTGTGCTTCCTCTCCTAATGTACAATAATACAGAGGATATCGCCCCAGATAACAATAAATGGCTGAGATTTAAGTAAAAGCTCTCAAAGCTTTGAAAGCTGTAACTAGTAACAGTTGGAGCAGTGAGCATTAGAATTGaggttacagaaaaaaaatcaacaaacctcaatttctttcagaagtgttctgtagtttttagggtatagatcctttacctctttggttaggtttattcctaggtatcgtatgcttttgggtgcaattgtaaatgggattgactccttaatttctctttcttcagtctcattgttagtgtaaactacagaacacttctgaaagaaattgaggaagacacaaagagatggaaaaatattccatgcttatggattggaagaattaatattgtgaaactgTCAATGTtacacttaatgcaatccctatcaaaatatcatggactttctttagagagttggaacaaatcatcttaagatttgtgtggaatcagaaaagaccccaaatagccagggaaatattaaaaaagaaaaccagagctgggggcatcacaatgccagatttcaggttgtactacaaagctgtggtcatcaagacagtgtggtactggcacaaaaacagacacatggatccatggaacagaatagagaatccagaagtggaccctcaactttatggtcaactaatattcgacaaagcaggaaagactatccactggaaaaaaaaagtcccttcaataaatggtgctgggaaaattggacatccacatgcagaagaataaaactaggtcattctcttataccacacacaaagataaactcaaaatggatgaaagatctaaatgtgagacaagattccatcaaaatcctagaagagaacacaggcaacaccctttttgaacttggccacagcaatttcttgcaagatacatccataaaggtaagagaaacaaaagcaaaaatgaattattgggacttagtcaagataaaaatcttctgcatagcaaaagaaacagtcaacaaaactaaaagacaacctccagaatgggagaagatatttgcaaatgacctatcagataaaagtctagtatccaagatctataaagaacttattaaactcaacaccaaagaaacaaacaatccaatcatgaaatgggcaaaagacatgaacagaaatctcacagaggaagacatagacatggccaaccagcacatgagaaaatgctccgcatcactggccatcagggaaatacaaatcaaaaccacaatgaggagGGGTTTTCAGGAAACATGGAAGCAGCGGTGACAGTTGGAATTTAAGCATTTTTGTGACGGTCTCTGGGTTCCCTGtgagaggaaaggggaggatgCTGCTGGAATCATCTTCCTCTTCAATGCCActatccttccctcctcccttacCCTCAGGACCAGATAGTATTACTgactcttccccacccccaatgtCTTACATCACTTCCCAGGAGATGAAGTGTATTCTTCACTGGTTTGCCAGTTGGTCAGGTCCCCAGGATGAACGTTTCCTACAGGACCTGGTAGCTATGGCAGTGCCAGGAAAATTACAGCCATTGCTGGAAGGGCTGGAGCAGCTTAGTGTGTCCAGAGCAAACCGACCACCTTGTATCTTTGAGTGCCAGCTACGTCTTTGGGATCAGTGGTTTCGAGGTTGGGCTGAGCAGGAGTGCAATGAATTTGTCAGGCAGCTGGAGGTCAGTGAGCCAGACTTCGTGACAAAGTTTTACCAAGCAGTGGCTGCTACAGCTGGTAAAGACTGATGGACattaaaatcaaagaagataATCACAGCTGATGGAGCCACAACTTTACTGTGAGAACTTCAAATGTGTCACTTAAAGGTCTAGGGATGGTATTCCAATCAGCTGATTGAACTTGTTGACCTGTACAGGCTTGATTATATCTTTGGAggcggggaagggcagagggagagagagaatcttaagcgggaTCCATGCCCCACACTAAGCCTGATTTAAGCGGGCTtcatttcacaatcctgagatcatgacctgagccgaaatcaagagttggatgcttaaccgacagagccacccacgtgccccaagcCTTGGTTATTTCAATGTTAAAAGCCTATCAGCTGGACTGCTCACATAAATGTTTTCCATCCAAGTAAATCCAGTCTGCCTCCTGGCTTGCTCCTTTCTACATATCAGACTCTGAAGAATTCCGTGGCTTCTTTTGCAAGTTTAATGAGAGGGAACCTACACATTATAactcaagcattaaaaaaaaaataataacccaagCATATTGCTGGCCCATGGGGCTTTTAAGTAGAGCTTTTCTACTCcagaagcaggagagaaggaCAATACAAGGTCATGTTTTTATAGTTCAACTGGATTAACATGGTTGGTTTCACTGCCCTTTCCAGATTCTGGCATAATTGTGTGACATGCCAACTATTAGCTTTCCTAGTGATGATtttgtaaaattatgaaaaaatcagGAGAGGGAAACAATTAGTTACTCCTTCCACACTGATGTTTGTTTGAATCCAAATAGCAATGACTTCTAAAGTATATGTGATATTCTTGGAACTGGTAATAGATTCCTATTCTGTAAATTTGCTCTGTAATATGAAAACAAGTGACACTCTATAGGTTAAAgggtttattttttgtatcaaaataaagaatcctcaggaaaaaaaaaacccacaatgagataccacctcacaccagtgagaatggtaaaaattaacaagatgggaaacaacaaattttggagaggatgtggagaaaggggaaccctcttgcactgttggtgggaaggtgaactggtgcagccactctggaaaactgtgtggaggttcctcaaagagttaaatagatctgccttacaacctaacaattgcactgctggggatttaccccaaagatacagatgcagtgaaacactgaaacaactgcaccccaatgtttatagcagcaatgtccactgtggaatgagcctcagtgtccatcgaaagatgaatagataaagaagttgtggtctatgtatacaatggaatattcctcagccattagaaatgacaaatacccaccatttgcttttacgtggatggaactggagggtattatgctgagtgaagtaagtcaatcggagaaggacaaacattatatggtctcattcatttggggaatataagaattagtgaaagggaataaagggaaaggagagaaaatgagtgaaaatatcagtgagggagacaaaacatgagagacacctaactgggaaacgaacaaggagtagtggaaagggaggtgggcgggggttggggtgactgggtgatgggcactgaggggggcatttggcgggatgagcactgggtgttatgctatatgttggcaaattgaactccaaaataaaatttaaaaaacaaacaaacaaaaaaccaaaatcaacaaaCCAAGGTAAACATGAAAATACTTCTAGAACAAAGAAGGGCTTAAAAGATGCAAGATGAGATAAAGAGCTGGAGAGCAGAGCAGAAAGATccaacctacttaaaaaaaaaaaaaaaggatttccttGTTAAGACCCAATACAGAGCACAAAATCAAAAAAGATATAATggtagaaaacaaatatttagggcaaaaaataaaaaaaaggtatgtGGAATGCATATTGCAGAAAACAGAATATCACAAGCAGAGAAAAATATAAGAGGTCTTGCGATTAGCATTTTCCTCTTTTGCAAATGGGGAgaataaagactaaaaagaatAATTCATGAATCATATAATTAATGAAAGCAAGACTCAAAATGGAGGCTTCTGTATTGGTTTTGAGAGTTCTTGAATACCGTATCTTCCTGAGTTAAATTAAAACTCTGGAAGTAACTCAAAGATATAATATCATAAAATTTGCTGGTGGAACAAAGCATCATATAGGTTCATCCTTCATGGCACTGCCTCATTTGCTTAGAGAAATTATTTAGGTCCTTGGAAAAGGTGCCTTTGAGAGCCAACCTCTTTGCCACGTCTTAATGCTGAAGAGAGAACAATTGTACCCTATAGACTTTCCATTTCCCAAGTTAGATTGAACACGTAGAATGCTTGAAATCCTGTATGACTggaat
The genomic region above belongs to Canis lupus dingo isolate Sandy chromosome 33, ASM325472v2, whole genome shotgun sequence and contains:
- the LOC112678505 gene encoding uncharacterized protein C14orf119 homolog — encoded protein: MLLESSSSSMPLSFPPPLPSGPDSITDSSPPPMSYITSQEMKCILHWFASWSGPQDERFLQDLVAMAVPGKLQPLLEGLEQLSVSRANRPPCIFECQLRLWDQWFRGWAEQECNEFVRQLEVSEPDFVTKFYQAVAATAGKD